In Cydia fagiglandana chromosome 16, ilCydFagi1.1, whole genome shotgun sequence, the following are encoded in one genomic region:
- the LOC134671742 gene encoding STAGA complex 65 subunit gamma-like, translating into MFTMASRKHWGEFEDEERDESILQTVNFNPIIELGMQNIPEIPISVKSSPIELPKPNLITHTILLHSYSRQLSAILEQTENAVFEGARLDPMSLPTMPPEPPLQMEHAAVPPINFLEKEYCDFSLGKGPVILPFTPESHQRALRQCAAIALGHIGVSTCTNTAVYALADALDFYMTNMCKLMRTVVDREASGLKSGFPDVIQKVFADLNVGHLGEFYENRVVKYHEKIKNRCIKLRSHCEALAVGDIAPQLKLEEVPELHFPAALDGAFTPSLEPGFQMLHSLEQEQLQGLDLLDTVSTDDIKVETMEFSQPDAAVKLLSLSPSAKKKRK; encoded by the coding sequence ATGTTTACAATGGCGTCACGAAAACATTGGGGTGAATTCGAAGACGAGGAACGCGATGAATCCATACTACAAACCGTAAACTTCAACCCGATCATAGAGCTGGGCATGCAGAACATTCCAGAGATACCCATCTCCGTGAAATCATCACCAATCGAGCTGCCGAAACCCAATCTTATCACCCACACAATACTGCTGCACTCGTATTCCAGGCAGCTTTCTGCGATATTAGAGCAAACGGAAAATGCTGTCTTTGAAGGTGCACGACTTGATCCTATGAGTCTGCCTACAATGCCACCAGAACCACCTCTTCAAATGGAACATGCTGCTGTACCACCTATAAATTTTCTAGAAAAAGAATACTGCGACTTCTCCCTAGGCAAAGGGCCTGTTATTCTTCCATTTACTCCAGAAAGCCACCAAAGAGCATTGCGGCAGTGTGCAGCCATCGCCTTGGGACACATTGGTGTGTCAACTTGTACTAACACAGCAGTCTACGCTTTAGCAGATGCATTGGACTTCTATATGACAAATATGTGCAAGCTGATGAGGACCGTTGTGGACAGAGAGGCCAGTGGTTTGAAATCTGGCTTTCCTGATGTCATTCAAAAGGTGTTTGCTGATCTAAACGTTGGGCATCTCGGGGAATTTTATGAAAATAGAGTTGTAAAATACCATGAAAAGATTAAAAACCGTTGTATAAAACTAAGATCTCATTGTGAAGCTTTAGCAGTTGGAGACATTGCCCCACAGTTAAAGTTAGAGGAGGTTCCGGAACTACATTTTCCTGCAGCTCTAGATGGGGCATTCACTCCTTCATTGGAGCCAGGTTTCCAAATGCTGCACAGTTTAGAGCAAGAGCAGCTGCAAGGGTTAGACCTGCTAGACACAGTGTCCACCGATGACATAAAAGTGGAAACCATGGAATTCTCACAGCCTGATGCCGCAGTCAAATTGTTGTCATTGTCTCCTAGTGCTAAAAAGAAGaggaaataa